Genomic segment of Iocasia fonsfrigidae:
CGCAAATTAACATACTGATCAAAATAAAATCTTAATTTAAGGAGAATACCCTTTTCCAAAATTCCAGGCTCAACAGCAGGGTCACCTACCGCCCCTAAAAAAATAGCATCAAAGGTTTCCAGCTCATTTAATACATTATCAGGAACCAGTTCCCCATATTTTAAATACCTGGCAGCACCAAGATCAAATTCTTTAAAACTAAGACCTAACTCATAAGTGCTATTCAAATATTCTAAGACCTTAACTCCCTCATTTACAACCTCTTTACCGATCCCATCACCAGGAATAACAGCAATTTTCGCCATTTAACCAACCTCCCCTTTTACTTTCTCAATCAGACCGCCGGCCTTGATAATATTCTGCATAAACTCAGGGAAAGGTGCTGCTTGATATGTTTGATCCGTATCTAGGTCCTTTATCTCTCCACTATCAAGATCTACTGCTAATCTAGCCCCGGCTTTAATGCCTTTTACTGCTTCTGGAGAAGTCAGAATAGGGAGGCCTATATTAATTGAATTACGGTAGAAAATACGGGCAAAACTATCAGCAATAACACAGGAAACACCAGCTGTTTTGATAGCAAGGGGGGCATGTTCCCTTGAACTACCTGAACCAAAGTTCTTGCCGCCAACTATTATATCCCCCTCGGCTACCTCCTGTGCAAAATTCTCATCAATATCTTCCATACAATGAGCAGCCAGTTCCCGGGGATCAGAATTATTAAGATACCTTGCTGGTATGATCACATCAGTATCGACATTGTCTCCATATTTAAAAACCTTACCTGTTAACTTCATTCTACTACCTCCTCAGGACTAGCTATATATCCTTTAACCGCTGACGCAGCTGCCACTGCTGGGTTAGATAAATATACTTCACTTTCAGGGTGACCCATTCTACCAACAAAATTCCGGTTAGTAGTTGAAATAGCCCTTTCCCCTTTAGCCAGAATTCCCATATGTCCGCCAAGACATGGGCCACAGGTCGGTGTGCTTACTGCTACACCAGCATCAATAAAAATTTCAAATAATCCTTCTTTCATAGCCTGCTTATAGATCTCCTGAGTACCTGGTAATACAATACAGCGGACATCTTCATGGACATGTTTATTTTTAAGAACCTCAGCAGCAATTCGCAGGTCTTCCAGGCGTCCATTGGTACAGGAACCAATAACAGACTGCTGTATCTTAACATCCCCTGCCTTACTAACAGGACGGGTGTTTTCCGGTAGATGGGGGA
This window contains:
- the leuD gene encoding 3-isopropylmalate dehydratase small subunit; the protein is MKLTGKVFKYGDNVDTDVIIPARYLNNSDPRELAAHCMEDIDENFAQEVAEGDIIVGGKNFGSGSSREHAPLAIKTAGVSCVIADSFARIFYRNSINIGLPILTSPEAVKGIKAGARLAVDLDSGEIKDLDTDQTYQAAPFPEFMQNIIKAGGLIEKVKGEVG